AGTTTATATGCAATAGGCTGAGGAAATTGCACAAGCATGTCAAACGTATCACGGACCTTCCAGCTCCCACCACAACTATCTTCTGCTTAGTAAAATCTGCGAGGGGTCGACCTTGTGCTCTAACAGCTCCAAGTAGACCAGCTAGAGCAACTCCTGCTGTCCCCTATTGAAAATGAAGGTCCCAAGAAATGATAAATTAAAACTGAAATAAACAAAAGAGTGCTAATAACTTGAAGAAAACAAAGTTGGGGAATCAAAGTACCTGCACGTCATCATTGAACATGCAAAATCGGCTCCGATACCTCTGAAGAGTTTCAAATGCCCATTTCATTTGGAAGTCTTCAAACTGAAATTTCACCACTTCAGCAATGGAGCATCATTGACTTAGCAACCAAAGTATGACTGCGGCACACACATACCTGCACAATTGCTTTCGGCCAGCGTGCATGAACAGCTTCCATGAACTCATCTACAACAGCTAAGTATTCCTCTCCTTCCAACCTAGGTTGCCTCAATCCTAAATCTAAGAAAATATTCACTTAATAAGCAACGTTATGATGCAGGCATTTACTCCAAACAGTAAGCGTTTCTACTTTTTTTTTCCTTCTAAAGAAGAATGAGTAGAACTTCGCGTTAATCTGAGTATGCTCAACTGTGCTTGTCACAAAACTGGATAAAAAAAAATTATAATGTTTGAGAAGTTGTGTTTAATGTATCTTACGCACATAGCTTGTCTTCAAGGAGTTCTTCATTATTTGTTCCCACGTCAAGCATTATCGGGAGAACCTGCAAGGAGAATGGACAAATATAAACAGGGGGGATGCCATAAATAACCTCTAGTTAATTGATGCTAATTGTATGTTCCAATAAAGTACCTTCTGTGGGTTGATACCAGCAGCTGCAACATAAACATCAAGTTTACCAATAGGTATACCTATGCCTTGAACTCCAAGATCACCTAAACCTAGAATGCGACTCCCGTCAGTCACAACTATCATGTCAACCTGAAATAAGCAACAAAGCAAGTTCAGTACAGGTGCATAGCTCTGGAAAACCACTAATATTATTATTGTGGGGGCAATTCACATGGATATAGCTACAAAACTGGCTTTTAAAAAAAGACAAACAACTAGAGAACAAACTAGAGTTCCATTGATATTGATATACTGCATTCATAAAATCGCTACCTAAGCTCCTGTGTCCAACTACACCAGTAACAAAAAAATGCATCAAGTTTTCGAAATAATCAAGTGTACCTTCTCTGCTGGCCAGTTGTAAATCATCGACATCATCTCCCCTTTATCCTTTGCGCTGAAGTACATCCCGCGGGGACGCCTGAACAGCCCGCTGTAGTTTTCGCAGACCAAGCCGACAGTAGGGGTGTATATTATTGGTGCGAAATCCTTGATATTGTCAATTAGCACCTGCAGCAGAAACAAACCATACCACCACAAATACACGTCAAACACCCAGTTCACTCACTCCCTTGCGGTAAAAATACACGCATGCCAATCCATCAAAACTGTAACAGTGGGAGCTCACCCTGTAGTACAATGTCTCGTTCCGGTCGTGCAGCCTGTTAAGGATCCTCCACTTGGCCAGCGAGACCACGGAATCGGGCTCCCCCTGCGTGTTGTGCTCCAGCGAATGGTACGAGTTTACTGCAACTCAGAGCGCTCACGATATTAGCGACCAGAGACGGCGTGATCTCAGGAGTGAGAGATGCGGCCCGTGGGGCTAACGTGAACAATGACGCGGCAATGCGAGTGGGGGTGGGGGCGAGACGACTCACTGAAGCGCTCGTACTGCTGCTCGAACGACATGACCCGCGGCGGGAGCAGGCCCCGGAGGCCGAGGCGGTCTCGCTCCGTGAGGGGGAACGCCGTGTCCTGCGCGGAACGAAAATCGAACTGAAACCGCGTCCCGTCGGAAACCGGCGCGCGCGGATCGCGAGATCGAGGAAGGAGCGGCGGGGGCGGGTACCTTGTTGTACCAGGGGTCGTGAAGGATGTCGGTGCCGCGCTTGTGCACGATGCAGGGGCCGCGCACGGCGGAGCCGGCGCCcgccgagggggcggacgtggacAGGAGCCGGCGGATCTGCGCCGACCGCCGGGCCGCCGCATGGCGCCACATCACGCTGGGTCAGCCGCGGCGCCGCTCGGTCCGATGGTCGGCACGGTGGAGAGGAGAACGCCGCGTTGGTGGTGCGTGAGACCGAGCTTCTCGGAGACGAAGAGAGAGATTTGAAGGGGGGTGGAAGTGGAATGCGTCGCCGCGTGGTGCGGGCACTCGCGGTGAGGACAGGACAGGACAGGAGGCCCCGGGTGCGGCGGGAGTGTGATGTGATGCCACGCCAGCTGGTCGTGTTGGCTTTGGCACTACGGGGCGGTGAGGGTCGGGCGCGGAGCAGCGGACGCGAGGCGGGACGCGGCTCTACTAGTGAAGGCGCTGTCGGGGACTTTGCGGGTTGGGGCCCGACCGGCAACCACAAGAGGAATTTGCCGAGCACACGCGGTGCGGATCTCCTTTGCGCCAGATGTCAACTTTATTTTTTCTGTCGCGTCAAAGAAAAAACTTTATTATTCTTCTACGGGAATGCTTTTTCTTTTTGcggttttttttttctgtttgaaCTGTTCTGCGGGAATGCTTGATGTCAACTGGAGTGGTGCGAATGTGCATCTCGCGTGCCGCAGCTTTGCGAGTTGCGACGGATTTAGGCCAGCGAAACCGACGCTTTGTGCGTGCATGCTATTCTGCTTTGAATGTACGCGCAGGCGCAAATGTGCGACATGTTACGCTAGTACTATTTGTGTGTATTTGGGTAAGAAAGAACCAAAGATGTTTTATCTCTTCAAAATAACTCTTACGCTGTAACTACAAAAATCATTGCTAGGTGGACCTGAAGGATTCTGTTTGCGCAAGCCACGCTGACATGTTGGGCGAGAAAAATGGATGGTCGGAGGGGGTGCGCCGTGCCGGGCTGACACGAATCAGATGCATTTGCGAGAAACTGTTCGGAACCGTTCGTGCGCCGAATCGGAAAGGACCGCCGCCATGAACcaagggctgtttggtttgtgactaactttgccaaagattgccacatctaaggttaggcaagtttgaccaagttagataAGTGTTTGGTTCAAgtcacaccttaggcaagccacacttgggccccacatggcatacacacaaaaaatgtggcaagattcccttaggcttgccaacttgtggctctcattttgatgaactaactttaggcaagcttggcacaaatgtgtggcaaagtgtgggaatgctaggcctagaaccaaacggCCCCCAAATATGC
This DNA window, taken from Triticum aestivum cultivar Chinese Spring chromosome 1D, IWGSC CS RefSeq v2.1, whole genome shotgun sequence, encodes the following:
- the LOC123181203 gene encoding NAD-dependent malic enzyme 59 kDa isoform, mitochondrial, producing MWRHAAARRSAQIRRLLSTSAPSAGAGSAVRGPCIVHKRGTDILHDPWYNKDTAFPLTERDRLGLRGLLPPRVMSFEQQYERFINSYHSLEHNTQGEPDSVVSLAKWRILNRLHDRNETLYYRVLIDNIKDFAPIIYTPTVGLVCENYSGLFRRPRGMYFSAKDKGEMMSMIYNWPAEKVDMIVVTDGSRILGLGDLGVQGIGIPIGKLDVYVAAAGINPQKVLPIMLDVGTNNEELLEDKLYLGLRQPRLEGEEYLAVVDEFMEAVHARWPKAIVQFEDFQMKWAFETLQRYRSRFCMFNDDVQGTAGVALAGLLGAVRAQGRPLADFTKQKIVVVGAGSAGIGVLNMAKHAMLRMPGTHKIGELGEGHNQFWVLDKDGLITKSRKDLDPAVARFARGYGPEEVEDLHEGASLVEVVKKVKPHVLLGLSGVGGIFNEEVLKAMKESDSPCPAIFAMSNPTTKAECTPEDVFKHVGENAVFASGSPFSNVTLSNGRKGYANQANNMYLFPGIGLGALLSGARHISDGMLHAAAECLASYITDDAIRKGILFPSISSIRHITARVGAAVARAAVDEDLAEGCPDLDPRDLRSMSESDTVDYVARKMWYPVYSPLVNDK